In Polaribacter sp. L3A8, a genomic segment contains:
- the pgmB gene encoding beta-phosphoglucomutase, with translation MEKGFIFDLDGVIVDTAKYHYLAWKKLANHLGFEFTKEQNELFKGVSRKRCLEILLEIGNREATQEEFDTWMVEKNVDYLKYIENMDASEILPDVPKILAFLKEKNIPIALGSASKNAQPILEKVGLLHYFDTIVDGNNVTKAKPDPEVFLLAAKQLGVNASDCVVFEDAVAGVEAANAAKMISIGIGDKKILSEAQFNYNDFTEISTGFIQELINR, from the coding sequence ATGGAAAAAGGATTTATATTCGATTTGGATGGTGTTATTGTAGACACTGCAAAATATCATTATTTAGCTTGGAAAAAATTAGCGAATCACTTAGGATTCGAGTTTACCAAAGAACAAAACGAATTATTTAAAGGCGTTAGTAGAAAACGTTGTTTAGAAATTTTATTAGAAATAGGGAATAGAGAAGCTACACAAGAAGAGTTTGATACTTGGATGGTAGAAAAAAATGTAGACTATTTAAAGTATATAGAAAATATGGATGCATCAGAGATTTTGCCTGATGTACCTAAAATATTAGCCTTTTTAAAGGAGAAAAACATTCCTATTGCTTTAGGTTCTGCTAGTAAAAATGCACAACCTATTTTAGAAAAAGTTGGTTTATTACATTATTTTGATACCATTGTAGATGGAAATAATGTAACCAAAGCAAAACCAGATCCAGAGGTTTTTCTACTTGCGGCAAAACAATTGGGAGTAAATGCAAGTGATTGTGTAGTTTTTGAAGATGCTGTTGCGGGTGTAGAAGCTGCAAATGCTGCAAAAATGATAAGTATAGGTATTGGTGATAAAAAAATACTTTCTGAAGCACAATTTAACTACAACGATTTTACAGAAATCAGTACCGGTTTTATACAAGAGTTAATTAATAGATAA
- a CDS encoding SusE domain-containing protein encodes MMKNIKRFSAVSIIGLVLLFFQSCDDTSDTFTISAPTAPILAELNFTQLELDAVNTTNPALTLNWDEADYGIQAAVNYAIQFSKDDAFTAPVTASTISGKTSATLSINEVNAAAGNAGVNPFNWSDIYIRIVASLGTQNNETATSNVIQFSVYPYFNYSFKDYYLIGNATAPGWDNFATGNNPALFRDETDSNTFYYTGYFAKATADDGEGRFKLIETKGEWSNQWGTTYPDNEDPIDAEGDIAGNPATQDSDPGRFGVKTDGYYTFKVNFASKKYSIEPFNADGIVSPTSLEIQGSSTANVAMTPLVFDGHIWFATAIHLTPGEVEFVTGASAKWGSSTSFSGVATDGGGAIPVIVEDDYDVWFNDLTGRYILMPLNL; translated from the coding sequence ATGATGAAAAACATAAAAAGATTTTCAGCAGTTAGTATCATTGGTCTAGTACTTTTATTTTTCCAATCTTGCGATGACACTTCTGATACATTTACGATATCAGCTCCAACAGCACCTATTTTAGCTGAATTAAATTTTACTCAATTAGAATTAGATGCTGTAAATACTACAAACCCTGCATTAACTTTAAATTGGGATGAAGCAGATTACGGTATACAAGCTGCGGTTAACTATGCTATCCAGTTTTCTAAAGATGATGCTTTTACAGCACCAGTTACTGCATCAACAATTTCTGGTAAAACTTCTGCAACATTATCTATAAACGAGGTAAATGCAGCTGCAGGTAATGCAGGTGTAAATCCTTTTAACTGGTCAGATATTTATATTAGAATTGTTGCCTCATTAGGTACTCAAAATAATGAAACGGCTACTTCTAATGTAATTCAGTTTAGTGTATATCCATACTTTAACTACTCTTTTAAAGATTATTATTTAATAGGTAATGCAACAGCTCCAGGTTGGGATAATTTTGCAACAGGTAACAACCCTGCTTTATTTAGAGATGAAACAGATAGCAATACGTTTTACTATACTGGTTATTTTGCAAAAGCAACTGCAGATGATGGTGAAGGAAGATTTAAACTAATTGAAACAAAAGGAGAATGGTCTAACCAATGGGGAACAACTTACCCAGATAATGAAGATCCAATAGATGCTGAAGGTGACATTGCAGGAAACCCTGCAACACAAGATTCTGATCCAGGTAGATTTGGTGTAAAAACTGATGGTTACTATACCTTTAAAGTAAACTTTGCTTCTAAAAAATATTCTATAGAACCTTTTAATGCTGACGGTATTGTAAGCCCTACATCATTAGAAATACAAGGATCTAGTACAGCTAATGTAGCCATGACTCCTTTAGTTTTTGATGGTCATATTTGGTTTGCAACTGCAATTCATTTAACTCCTGGTGAAGTAGAATTTGTTACAGGTGCAAGTGCTAAATGGGGAAGCTCAACTTCTTTTTCTGGAGTAGCAACCGATGGTGGTGGTGCAATACCTGTAATTGTAGAAGATGATTATGATGTTTGGTTTAATGATTTAACAGGTCGTTATATCTTAATGCCTTTAAATTTATAA
- a CDS encoding SusC/RagA family TonB-linked outer membrane protein has protein sequence MKKFKLLLIGILLTSSFSMFAQQTVKGVVKEKTSGSPLPGVSVVLKGTTRGTQTDFDGNFAIDKVQTGSVLVFRYLGFADKEVTISTDFNLIVELSESAESLDEIVVVGYGTTTVKDATGSVESITAKDFTKGNIVTPENLLSGRVSGVNVTTSGAPGSGSQITIRGGSSIGASNSPLIIIDGLPIENSDASISGSRGLLANINPNDIESFSVLKDASATAIYGSRASNGVIIITTKKGRKDFTLDFDMQYTFGEVLDRVNVFSANDYRSLITAKRPGDVSTLGNANTDWQDEVLRSTTSSLYNLTAKGQIFGAIPTRLSIGFANQEGALLTSQFDRKTISLSMNPSLFKDHLKINLNYNRVFEDSRFGDSGQIGAALRYDPTQPVYDASSRFGGFYQHFSNGEIANGTTNPIASLLQRNNTGYAFRQYGNLNFDYKFHFIPDLRAVVNVGFDKITSENSDITSKLAPAQSNALFFGNDAFNTQERGNKLFDTYLNYSKSFNQLNVDFTGGYSYQRFENFGTNSGNRNNPENIPTTFADPDVVNLGFFSRLKFKYNEKYLLTLNFRRDGTSRFSSDNQWGNFGGAALAWNISDEDFLKDSKVLSSLKLRASVGLTGQQNIPGVNDLYLDRYRFGNETSRYLFGNSSIKSTIPSVVNPDLKWEETTTIEFGVDYGLFDNKFSGSLSAFQKTSDDLLFDAALADGTNFGNSTIQNIGQLQIKGLEFTLNGDILKSEDYNWNFTFNATYLDRKITELANNQDVRTGGIAGGTGNTIQLLREGFAPNSFYVYKQLYNTAGKPIEGAYADLNGDNIINDDDRYLKENPNADVTLGFQSNFNYKNFDVAFNLRASLGNYVYNNVNSSRAQYELLLDNAVLGNIPTTVLDTDFLRTSDVINSDIYIENASYLRMDNVTLGYTFNNPIKKFSYSSIRLWAGVQNVFTLTNYSGLDPEVFEGIDNLIYPRSRNFLMGANIKF, from the coding sequence ATGAAAAAATTTAAATTATTGTTAATTGGAATTCTTTTAACATCATCATTTAGCATGTTTGCACAACAAACAGTTAAAGGTGTTGTAAAAGAAAAAACATCGGGCAGTCCTTTGCCAGGTGTTAGTGTAGTATTAAAAGGTACTACAAGAGGTACACAAACCGATTTTGATGGAAACTTTGCTATTGATAAGGTACAAACGGGAAGTGTACTTGTGTTTAGATATTTAGGATTTGCAGATAAAGAAGTTACAATTAGTACAGATTTTAACCTTATTGTTGAGTTATCAGAATCTGCCGAATCTTTAGATGAGATTGTTGTGGTAGGTTATGGTACAACTACCGTTAAAGATGCAACTGGTTCTGTAGAGTCTATTACAGCTAAAGATTTCACAAAAGGAAACATTGTAACACCAGAAAATTTATTAAGTGGTAGAGTTTCTGGGGTAAATGTTACTACAAGTGGTGCTCCTGGTTCTGGATCTCAAATTACTATTCGTGGAGGATCTTCTATTGGTGCTTCTAACAGTCCTTTAATTATTATAGATGGTTTGCCTATAGAAAACAGTGATGCTAGTATTTCTGGTTCTCGTGGTTTATTAGCAAACATTAACCCAAATGACATTGAATCATTTTCTGTTTTAAAAGATGCATCTGCAACTGCTATTTATGGTTCTAGAGCTTCTAATGGTGTTATTATTATTACTACTAAAAAAGGTAGAAAAGATTTTACATTAGATTTTGATATGCAATATACTTTTGGTGAAGTATTAGATAGAGTAAATGTTTTTTCGGCAAATGATTATAGAAGTTTAATTACTGCAAAAAGACCAGGCGATGTGAGTACTTTAGGGAATGCAAATACAGATTGGCAAGATGAAGTATTACGTTCTACAACGTCTTCTTTATACAACCTTACTGCAAAAGGACAAATATTTGGTGCAATACCAACAAGACTTTCTATAGGTTTTGCCAACCAAGAAGGAGCCTTATTAACGTCTCAATTTGATAGAAAAACAATTTCTCTTTCTATGAATCCTTCTTTATTTAAAGATCATTTAAAAATTAACTTAAACTATAACAGAGTTTTTGAAGATAGTCGTTTTGGTGATTCAGGACAAATTGGTGCTGCTTTACGTTATGATCCTACACAACCTGTTTACGATGCTTCTTCTAGGTTTGGTGGCTTTTATCAACATTTTTCTAATGGAGAAATTGCAAACGGAACTACCAACCCTATTGCCTCTTTATTACAACGAAATAATACAGGGTACGCTTTTAGACAATACGGTAACTTAAATTTCGATTACAAGTTTCACTTTATACCAGATTTAAGAGCGGTTGTAAATGTTGGTTTCGATAAGATTACATCAGAAAACAGCGACATTACATCAAAATTAGCTCCTGCTCAATCTAACGCATTATTTTTTGGTAATGATGCTTTTAACACCCAAGAAAGAGGTAATAAATTATTTGATACGTATTTAAACTATTCAAAAAGTTTTAATCAATTAAATGTAGATTTTACTGGTGGGTATTCTTATCAGAGATTCGAAAACTTTGGTACCAATTCTGGAAACAGAAATAATCCAGAAAATATTCCTACCACATTTGCAGATCCAGATGTTGTTAACTTAGGATTCTTTAGTAGACTTAAATTTAAATACAACGAAAAATATTTACTTACTTTAAACTTTAGAAGAGATGGTACTTCTCGTTTTAGTTCAGACAATCAATGGGGTAACTTTGGTGGTGCCGCATTAGCTTGGAATATAAGTGATGAAGATTTCTTAAAAGATTCTAAAGTATTATCTAGCTTAAAATTAAGAGCAAGTGTTGGTTTAACCGGGCAACAAAACATACCTGGTGTTAATGATTTGTATTTAGATAGATACCGTTTTGGTAATGAAACCTCAAGATATTTATTTGGTAACTCTTCTATAAAATCTACCATTCCTTCGGTTGTAAATCCTGATTTAAAATGGGAAGAAACAACAACTATTGAATTTGGTGTAGACTATGGTTTGTTTGATAATAAGTTTAGTGGATCTTTAAGTGCTTTTCAAAAAACATCTGATGATTTATTATTTGATGCTGCTTTAGCAGATGGTACTAATTTTGGAAACAGTACAATCCAAAATATTGGTCAATTACAAATTAAAGGTTTAGAGTTTACTTTAAACGGAGACATCCTTAAAAGTGAAGACTATAATTGGAACTTTACCTTTAACGCAACCTATTTAGACAGAAAAATAACAGAACTTGCAAACAACCAAGATGTTAGAACAGGTGGTATTGCTGGAGGAACTGGTAATACGATTCAATTATTAAGAGAAGGTTTTGCTCCTAATTCATTTTATGTTTACAAACAATTATACAATACTGCAGGTAAACCTATTGAAGGAGCCTACGCAGATTTAAATGGAGATAATATTATAAATGATGATGATAGATATTTAAAAGAAAATCCAAATGCTGATGTTACTTTAGGTTTTCAATCTAATTTTAATTACAAAAATTTCGATGTCGCTTTTAATTTAAGAGCAAGCCTTGGTAATTATGTTTACAACAACGTAAACTCTTCTAGAGCTCAATATGAATTATTACTAGATAACGCTGTTTTAGGTAACATTCCTACCACGGTATTAGATACAGATTTCTTAAGAACTTCTGATGTTATAAATTCTGACATCTATATAGAAAATGCTTCTTATTTAAGAATGGACAATGTTACTTTAGGATATACTTTTAACAACCCAATAAAAAAATTCTCATATAGCAGTATTCGTTTATGGGCTGGTGTACAAAATGTATTCACTTTAACAAACTACTCTGGTTTAGACCCAGAAGTATTTGAAGGAATTGATAATTTAATTTATCCAAGATCTAGAAACTTTTTAATGGGTGCTAATATTAAATTCTAA
- a CDS encoding LacI family DNA-binding transcriptional regulator: protein MKKKITIKTIAKELGVSTSTVSKALKDSHEISKETKEKIQAFADYYNYKPNSLALQLRNQKTKVIGVILPKIVHHFFSTVIMGIEEGAIAKGYHIMVCFSNESYKKEVETLKVLSNGSVDGLIVSIANETLENKDFNHFTALVAEEIPLVLFDRVVDEILCDKVVVDDVGAGYKATKHLLENGRKRIALITTPKHVNVGTLRRQGYEKALIEAYIKTDPNLIIEIDEEGNICNQIEKIFEQDIDGVFAVNEIYAAKAMKLAKERGFRVPEDLSIIGFTDGLISRYSSPSITTVAQHGFTMGKQAVELLIERIEKESEVYKPKKIVISSDLKLRESTKTSS from the coding sequence ATGAAGAAAAAAATTACCATAAAAACAATCGCTAAAGAATTAGGCGTTTCTACCTCTACAGTTTCAAAGGCTTTAAAGGATAGTCATGAAATTAGTAAAGAAACCAAAGAAAAAATTCAAGCGTTTGCAGATTATTATAATTACAAACCTAATAGTTTAGCGCTTCAACTTCGGAATCAGAAGACCAAAGTAATTGGTGTTATTTTACCTAAAATAGTGCATCATTTTTTCTCTACAGTTATTATGGGGATTGAAGAAGGAGCTATTGCAAAAGGCTATCATATTATGGTTTGTTTCTCTAATGAATCTTATAAAAAAGAAGTAGAAACTTTAAAAGTTTTATCAAACGGAAGTGTAGATGGTTTAATTGTTTCGATAGCTAATGAAACCCTTGAAAATAAAGACTTTAATCACTTTACAGCATTGGTGGCAGAAGAAATTCCGTTAGTATTATTTGATAGAGTTGTAGACGAAATTTTATGTGATAAAGTGGTTGTAGATGATGTTGGAGCTGGTTATAAGGCAACCAAACATTTACTAGAAAATGGACGAAAAAGAATTGCTTTAATTACAACACCAAAACATGTTAATGTAGGTACTTTAAGAAGGCAAGGTTATGAGAAAGCTTTAATTGAAGCTTATATTAAAACAGATCCTAATTTAATTATAGAAATTGATGAAGAAGGCAATATCTGTAATCAAATAGAAAAAATATTTGAACAAGATATAGATGGTGTTTTTGCCGTAAATGAAATTTATGCAGCAAAAGCAATGAAATTAGCAAAAGAAAGAGGTTTTCGAGTGCCAGAAGACCTTTCTATTATTGGCTTTACAGACGGTTTAATTTCTAGATATTCATCACCATCTATTACAACAGTTGCACAACATGGTTTTACAATGGGAAAACAAGCAGTTGAACTTTTAATTGAACGAATTGAAAAAGAATCTGAAGTGTATAAACCTAAAAAAATTGTGATTTCTAGTGATTTAAAACTACGAGAATCTACGAAAACGTCGTCGTAG
- a CDS encoding RagB/SusD family nutrient uptake outer membrane protein — MKKYIKTIKNLFVVILLTSVVASCTKDLNIVPEDDQTVLSDALFENENAYLEVLAGTYANLSLTGVDGPESSNIKGLDAGTSQYGRTLLYLQTLSADQMIWSYENDPGTRELQRNIWTAQNPVILGMFSRAMVTVAFANNFLRETTAAKLDARNVSTATRENIVTYRAEARLLRALSYYNLMDLYGKAPMVVETDPTAGFNPPQADRAELFTFIESELLAIDADLMAPKTNQHGRADKAVAWMILAKMYLNAEVYIGEAKYTECLTESKKIIGGGFSLATNYAHLFMADNNTNSAINEIIFPLIADGLITQNYGPTTVMVNGEIGSLEANGIPLGVGASGWGGALRVRKQFAQLFDGGIFSGDTRNTIISGTRSIDITDISDKDQGYIIEKYSNATSTGTFGSNQTFVDTDFPLFRLADVYLMYAEAHLRGGSGGSNADMETYINALRTRANNPQNNLTAADISLDFILDERARELHWEAHRRQDLIRFGKFTGGNYNWAWKGNGSNGIALPSYMKVYPIPTASLASNPNLTQNTGY; from the coding sequence ATGAAAAAATATATAAAAACAATAAAAAATCTATTCGTTGTTATTTTACTAACATCAGTAGTTGCTTCTTGTACAAAAGATTTAAATATTGTACCCGAAGATGATCAAACGGTTTTAAGTGATGCGTTATTTGAAAATGAAAATGCTTACTTAGAAGTTTTAGCAGGTACTTACGCAAACTTATCTTTAACAGGTGTTGATGGTCCAGAAAGTTCTAATATTAAAGGATTAGACGCGGGTACTAGTCAATATGGTAGAACATTATTATACTTACAAACATTATCTGCAGATCAAATGATTTGGTCTTATGAAAATGACCCTGGCACAAGAGAACTACAACGTAATATTTGGACTGCTCAAAACCCTGTAATATTAGGTATGTTTAGTAGAGCTATGGTTACAGTTGCATTTGCAAATAACTTTTTAAGAGAAACAACAGCAGCAAAATTAGATGCAAGAAACGTTTCTACTGCAACAAGAGAAAACATTGTTACTTATAGAGCAGAAGCGCGTTTACTAAGAGCTTTGTCTTATTATAACTTAATGGATCTATATGGTAAAGCCCCAATGGTAGTAGAAACAGACCCAACAGCAGGTTTTAATCCTCCACAAGCAGACAGAGCTGAATTATTTACATTCATAGAAAGCGAATTATTAGCAATCGATGCCGATTTAATGGCTCCAAAAACCAATCAACATGGTAGAGCAGACAAAGCTGTTGCGTGGATGATTTTAGCTAAAATGTATTTAAATGCAGAAGTATATATTGGTGAAGCAAAATATACAGAATGCTTAACCGAAAGTAAAAAAATTATAGGTGGTGGGTTTTCTTTAGCAACCAATTACGCTCATTTATTTATGGCTGATAACAATACCAATTCAGCAATCAACGAAATTATTTTTCCTTTAATTGCTGATGGTTTAATTACACAAAACTACGGACCAACAACTGTTATGGTAAATGGTGAAATAGGAAGTTTAGAAGCAAACGGTATTCCTTTAGGTGTTGGTGCTTCTGGATGGGGAGGCGCATTAAGAGTAAGAAAACAATTTGCTCAATTATTTGATGGTGGTATCTTTTCTGGAGACACTAGAAACACCATTATCTCTGGAACAAGAAGTATTGACATTACTGATATCTCAGATAAAGATCAAGGTTATATTATAGAAAAATACTCAAATGCAACTTCTACCGGAACCTTTGGTTCTAACCAAACTTTTGTAGACACAGATTTCCCTTTGTTTAGATTAGCAGATGTATATTTAATGTATGCAGAAGCACATTTAAGAGGCGGGTCAGGAGGTTCTAATGCAGATATGGAAACGTATATTAATGCACTAAGAACTAGAGCTAACAACCCTCAAAACAACTTAACTGCCGCAGATATTTCTCTAGATTTTATTTTAGATGAAAGAGCAAGAGAGTTACACTGGGAAGCACACAGAAGACAAGATTTAATTCGATTTGGTAAGTTTACTGGTGGTAATTACAATTGGGCATGGAAAGGAAATGGAAGTAACGGTATTGCTTTACCTTCTTACATGAAAGTATATCCTATACCTACAGCTAGTTTAGCTTCTAACCCAAATTTAACTCAAAATACTGGGTATTAA
- a CDS encoding SusE domain-containing protein encodes MKTYLKRLSYLFLSLTLFLGACETEESLTITSPDPVFELVTPGISNVFLNSELLDNPAFTITWIDEINTAATYTVEMDLESTFAAPIQLGTTDKKNFTITVSELNKALENTDVKSYTETPIYVRLSIGSAMSNVVLFQISKFAVKPPVITSPDNTFTKVLTDVNPDETALTLTWNDPEIGASSSLIISYEIEMAVAGTSFASLANIGSTNTTTFEISHDNLNDLVIANGGVADVASNFDFRIKAIAKSASGDLARTSEAITVSLTGFKAEIPDNLYMVGAHNGWNNADATQQFYTSGNGVFTKVQAFSANDEFKLLPTSGAWDGDYGEDPNNAGKIVQDGEQNIKVTAAGTYLVIIDFNTLSFKLQNIDTLFMVGAHNGWNNADATQQFYTSGNGIFTKVQAFSDNDEFKLLPTSGSWDGDWGESKTTAGSLELDDEQNIKVTTAGTYMVTLDFNKLTFNLTEIPTNLYLVGSPNGWNNATAPAFTKVSEGLFEITQTLTATDEFKFLPQQGAWDNDWGESKENTGMLVVDNENNVKSPGDGTYKITVDYNKGTVTVL; translated from the coding sequence ATGAAAACTTATTTAAAAAGATTAAGCTACTTATTTTTATCACTTACACTTTTTTTAGGTGCTTGTGAAACAGAAGAGAGCTTAACAATAACAAGTCCAGATCCTGTTTTTGAGTTAGTAACACCAGGAATTAGTAATGTGTTTTTAAACTCAGAATTACTAGACAATCCTGCATTTACAATTACTTGGATAGATGAAATTAACACCGCTGCAACTTATACGGTAGAAATGGATTTAGAAAGTACTTTTGCAGCCCCTATTCAATTAGGTACTACAGATAAAAAGAACTTTACAATCACAGTATCAGAATTAAACAAAGCTTTAGAAAATACAGATGTAAAATCGTATACAGAAACACCTATTTATGTAAGATTATCTATAGGTAGTGCAATGTCTAACGTAGTTTTATTTCAAATTTCTAAATTTGCTGTAAAACCACCGGTAATTACTAGTCCAGACAATACTTTTACCAAAGTATTAACCGACGTTAATCCTGATGAAACAGCCTTAACCCTAACTTGGAATGATCCAGAAATAGGTGCATCTAGTAGCTTAATTATTAGTTATGAAATAGAAATGGCTGTAGCAGGTACTAGTTTTGCTTCTCTTGCAAACATTGGTTCTACAAACACAACTACTTTCGAAATTTCTCATGATAATTTAAATGATTTAGTGATTGCTAACGGAGGTGTTGCAGACGTTGCTTCTAACTTCGATTTTAGAATTAAAGCTATTGCAAAATCTGCTTCGGGAGATTTAGCAAGAACCTCAGAAGCTATTACAGTTTCATTAACAGGATTTAAAGCAGAAATACCAGATAATTTATACATGGTAGGTGCTCATAATGGCTGGAACAATGCCGATGCAACTCAACAGTTTTATACTTCAGGAAATGGAGTTTTTACCAAAGTACAAGCTTTTTCTGCAAACGATGAATTTAAATTGTTACCTACATCAGGTGCTTGGGACGGAGATTATGGAGAAGACCCAAACAATGCGGGTAAAATAGTACAAGACGGTGAGCAAAACATTAAAGTAACTGCAGCAGGTACTTATTTAGTAATTATAGACTTTAATACATTAAGCTTTAAATTACAAAATATAGACACTCTGTTTATGGTAGGTGCTCATAATGGTTGGAACAATGCAGATGCAACGCAACAATTTTATACTTCAGGAAACGGCATCTTTACAAAAGTGCAAGCTTTTTCTGATAATGACGAATTTAAACTACTTCCTACTTCTGGTTCTTGGGATGGTGATTGGGGAGAAAGCAAAACAACTGCTGGTTCTTTAGAATTAGATGATGAACAAAACATAAAAGTAACTACTGCTGGTACTTATATGGTTACTTTAGATTTTAATAAATTAACATTTAATCTAACAGAAATACCTACAAACCTTTACTTAGTAGGTTCTCCAAATGGTTGGAACAATGCTACGGCACCTGCATTTACAAAAGTATCTGAAGGATTGTTTGAAATTACACAAACATTAACCGCAACAGACGAGTTTAAATTTTTACCTCAACAAGGTGCTTGGGATAATGATTGGGGAGAAAGCAAAGAAAATACTGGTATGTTAGTTGTTGATAATGAAAACAACGTAAAATCTCCTGGAGATGGTACCTATAAAATTACAGTAGATTATAATAAAGGAACAGTAACTGTTCTATAA
- a CDS encoding MFS transporter yields the protein MEKRKLSFWQIWNMSFGFLGIQFGFALQGGFMSRIFQTLGADTEEIPMLWIAAPLTGLLVQPIIGYMSDKTWSVKWGRRKPYFLIGAILSSLALFVVPHSPVLWVAAGLLWVLDASINVSMEPFRALVADKLPESQRSYGFVVQTLIIGIGTWIASNLPWMVSQLGVSNEAASGVVPMSVKVAFAIGALVFMASILYTVFTTDEYPPEDMEAFEKEKKEKNNFIPDILNNIGSMPTTMKKLGVIQFFSWFAFFTMWSMANPALTEHVFHTPAPVEAAFNMADTVQAEAFKIANTKFQESSNSVGSAMGIYGLSSMVFALLLTLYTSKRNINRKYVHMFSLIIGGAGFLSMTYASPESLKYCFVLIGFAWGSILSMPYAMLSSSVDPKKMGVIMGIFNMFIVMPQIIAALGGINYVSNLLGEDAINAMTVAGISLIIAGLCNLLITNKNAISYQEEV from the coding sequence ATGGAAAAGCGTAAATTAAGCTTCTGGCAAATCTGGAACATGAGTTTTGGATTTCTAGGAATACAATTCGGATTCGCCCTACAAGGTGGATTTATGTCAAGAATTTTTCAAACTTTAGGAGCAGACACGGAAGAAATTCCGATGCTTTGGATTGCAGCGCCTTTAACAGGTTTACTTGTACAACCAATAATTGGTTATATGAGTGATAAAACTTGGAGTGTAAAATGGGGTAGAAGAAAACCTTACTTTTTAATAGGAGCAATTTTAAGCTCTTTAGCATTATTTGTTGTGCCTCATTCTCCTGTATTATGGGTTGCCGCTGGGTTATTATGGGTTTTAGATGCATCTATAAATGTTTCTATGGAGCCATTTAGAGCTTTAGTAGCAGACAAATTACCAGAATCTCAGCGATCTTATGGCTTTGTTGTACAAACCTTAATTATAGGTATTGGAACTTGGATTGCAAGTAACTTACCTTGGATGGTTTCTCAATTAGGTGTTAGTAATGAAGCTGCATCTGGCGTAGTACCAATGTCTGTAAAAGTTGCTTTTGCCATTGGAGCCTTGGTTTTTATGGCGAGTATTCTGTATACCGTTTTTACAACGGATGAATATCCACCAGAAGACATGGAAGCTTTTGAAAAAGAAAAGAAAGAAAAAAATAATTTTATTCCTGATATTTTAAACAATATTGGAAGCATGCCAACTACGATGAAAAAATTGGGAGTCATTCAATTTTTCTCTTGGTTTGCCTTTTTTACCATGTGGTCTATGGCAAACCCTGCTTTAACAGAGCATGTGTTTCATACACCAGCACCTGTAGAAGCTGCATTTAATATGGCAGACACGGTACAAGCAGAAGCATTTAAAATAGCCAACACAAAGTTTCAAGAATCGTCAAATTCAGTAGGTTCTGCTATGGGTATTTATGGGCTGTCATCAATGGTATTTGCGTTATTATTAACCTTATACACTTCAAAAAGAAACATCAACAGAAAATATGTACACATGTTTTCTTTAATAATAGGAGGAGCAGGTTTTTTATCAATGACTTATGCATCTCCAGAAAGTTTAAAATACTGTTTTGTATTAATTGGTTTTGCTTGGGGTAGTATTTTATCTATGCCTTATGCTATGTTATCTAGTTCTGTAGATCCAAAGAAAATGGGTGTAATTATGGGAATCTTTAACATGTTTATTGTAATGCCACAAATTATTGCAGCATTAGGTGGTATCAATTATGTGTCTAATTTATTAGGTGAAGATGCTATAAATGCGATGACAGTTGCAGGTATTAGTTTAATAATTGCAGGGTTGTGTAATTTGTTAATTACCAATAAAAATGCCATTAGTTATCAAGAAGAAGTTTAA